A genomic window from Streptomyces mirabilis includes:
- a CDS encoding DnaJ C-terminal domain-containing protein, protein MARDYYDVLGVPRTASAEEIQQAFRKLARRHHPDINKDPGAEERFKEINDAYSVLSDPKTRQRYDRFGENFRQIPEDYDERVAAGAGARGGWSAGVGGAGGGGGRGVRFRTADGVDFDGSGVDFEDLFGGIFGRGGGAGAGGGWGRVPGADQEAEIQLGVEEAYRGGKRGITLGGPTGQRTYDVNIPRGVVDGQRIRLAGEGGRGSPDAPPGDLYLRVRIKPDGRFRLEGRDIHVVLPVTPWEAALGATVPVSTPGGTAKVTVPAGSSSGRRLRLRGEGMPNPRGEDGNLYAEVRIMVPPEPTARERELFEELAAASAFDPRRPR, encoded by the coding sequence ATGGCACGGGACTACTACGACGTGCTCGGAGTGCCGCGCACCGCGAGCGCGGAGGAGATCCAGCAGGCCTTCCGCAAGCTGGCGCGCAGACACCACCCCGACATCAACAAGGACCCGGGAGCCGAGGAGCGCTTCAAGGAGATCAACGACGCGTACAGCGTGCTGTCCGACCCGAAGACCAGGCAGCGCTACGACCGCTTCGGTGAGAACTTCCGGCAGATCCCGGAGGACTACGACGAGCGGGTGGCCGCGGGAGCGGGTGCCCGGGGCGGCTGGAGCGCGGGCGTCGGAGGGGCCGGCGGAGGAGGCGGCAGGGGGGTGCGCTTCCGTACGGCGGACGGTGTCGACTTCGACGGCTCCGGCGTCGACTTCGAGGACCTGTTCGGCGGGATCTTCGGACGTGGCGGGGGCGCGGGGGCGGGGGGCGGCTGGGGTCGGGTACCGGGTGCCGACCAGGAGGCCGAGATCCAGCTCGGCGTCGAGGAGGCGTACCGGGGCGGCAAGCGCGGCATCACCCTGGGCGGCCCCACCGGGCAGCGCACCTACGACGTCAACATCCCGCGCGGGGTGGTGGACGGGCAGCGCATCCGGCTGGCCGGAGAAGGCGGCAGGGGCAGCCCCGACGCCCCGCCGGGCGACCTGTATCTGCGCGTGCGGATCAAGCCCGACGGGCGGTTCCGGTTGGAGGGCCGCGACATCCACGTGGTCCTTCCGGTGACACCGTGGGAGGCGGCACTCGGCGCGACCGTGCCGGTGTCCACCCCCGGCGGCACGGCCAAGGTCACCGTCCCCGCGGGCTCCTCCAGCGGCCGCCGGCTGCGGCTGCGCGGCGAGGGCATGCCCAACCCGCGCGGCGAGGACGGCAACCTGTACGCGGAGGTCCGCATCATGGTGCCGCCCGAGCCGACCGCCCGTGAGCGTGAGCTCTTCGAGGAACTGGCCGCCGCGTCCGCCTTCGACCCGAGGAGACCCCGATGA
- a CDS encoding chaperone modulator CbpM, producing MTTAPRPGGAHRRTATPVPRPALNIVVRAAPLGPAHRLGLDAVATRSGLHPDLVRRFVTLGLVDATRDATGRLWFEPSAPATLARIQRLRAALPLNYASLGLVLDLLDRISELEDALRRSNAGSRSDESWI from the coding sequence ATGACCACAGCCCCCCGCCCCGGCGGTGCGCACCGCCGTACCGCCACCCCGGTACCCCGGCCGGCCTTGAACATCGTGGTCCGCGCCGCCCCGCTCGGACCGGCCCATCGGCTCGGTCTCGACGCCGTCGCCACCCGTTCCGGTCTCCATCCCGATCTCGTACGCCGGTTCGTCACCCTCGGCCTCGTCGACGCCACCCGGGACGCCACCGGGCGACTGTGGTTCGAGCCGTCCGCTCCCGCCACCCTCGCCCGCATCCAACGACTACGGGCCGCGCTCCCCCTCAACTACGCCTCCCTGGGTCTGGTGCTCGATCTGCTCGACCGGATCAGTGAGTTGGAGGACGCTCTGAGGCGCAGCAACGCCGGCTCCAGGAGTGATGAATCGTGGATATGA
- the clpB gene encoding ATP-dependent chaperone ClpB translates to MDMNRLTQKSQEALQEAQTIAGRLNQTEVDGEHLLLALLDQPDGLIPRLIDQSGADTRALRTALNEELARRPKVTGPGATPGQVYVTQRLAKVLDSAEQEARRLKDEYVSVEHLVLALVDEGSRTASGRLLKEHGVSKDGFLSALTRIRGNQRVTSATPEAAYEALEKYGRDLVAEARSGKMDPVIGRDAEIRRVIQILSRKTKNNPVLIGDPGVGKTAIVEGLAQRIVRGDVPDGLRDRTIFSLDMSSLVAGAKYRGEFEERLQAVLSEVKAGEGRILLFIDELHTVVGAGGGAEGAMDAGNMLKPMLARGELHMIGATTLDEYRKYVESDAALERRFQQVQVDEPSVEDTISILRGLRERLEVFHGVKIQDTALVAAATLSHRYISDRFLPDKAIDLVDEACARLRTEIDSMPAELDEITRRVTRLEIEDAALAKETDAASQKRLDELRRELADLRAEADAMHAQWEAERQAIRRVQELRQELEHVRQEAEEAERSYDLNRAAELRYGRLTELERRLTAEEEALAAKQGENRLLREVVTEDEIAEIVAAWTGIPVTRLQEGEREKLLRLDEILTERVIGQDEAVKLVTDAIIRARSGIRDPRRPIGSFIFLGPTGVGKTELAKALAAALFDSEESIVRLDMSEYQERHTVSRLMGAPPGYVGYEEGGQLTEAVRRKPYSVVLFDEIEKAHPDVFNTLLQILDDGRITDAQGRTVDFRNTVIIMTSNIGSAHLLDGVTADGEIKSDARARVMSDLRGHFRPEFLNRVDDIVLFKPLGMTQIERIVELQFDDLRRRLAERQITVELTDAARELIAEQGFDPVYGARPLRRYISHEVETMVGRALIRGDVQDGTTIRVDAQNGELVVTYGGQAAPDVRKAA, encoded by the coding sequence GTGGATATGAACCGGCTCACCCAGAAGTCCCAGGAGGCGCTCCAGGAAGCGCAGACCATCGCCGGCCGGCTGAACCAGACCGAGGTCGACGGCGAGCATCTGCTCCTCGCCCTGCTCGACCAGCCCGACGGCCTGATACCGCGGCTGATCGACCAGTCGGGCGCCGACACCCGGGCCCTGCGCACCGCGCTGAACGAGGAGTTGGCCCGCAGGCCGAAAGTGACGGGCCCCGGTGCCACCCCAGGACAGGTCTACGTCACCCAACGGCTGGCGAAGGTACTGGACTCGGCCGAGCAGGAGGCCAGGCGGCTCAAGGACGAGTACGTGTCCGTCGAGCACCTGGTGCTGGCACTCGTCGACGAGGGCTCCCGCACGGCATCCGGCCGACTCCTCAAGGAGCACGGCGTCAGCAAGGACGGGTTCCTGTCCGCGCTCACCCGGATCCGCGGGAACCAGCGCGTCACCTCGGCGACGCCCGAAGCGGCGTACGAGGCACTGGAGAAGTACGGCCGTGACCTGGTCGCCGAGGCACGCAGCGGCAAGATGGACCCGGTGATCGGCCGGGACGCGGAGATCCGCCGGGTCATCCAGATCCTGAGCCGCAAGACGAAGAACAACCCCGTCCTCATCGGTGACCCGGGTGTCGGCAAGACCGCCATCGTGGAGGGGCTCGCCCAACGCATCGTGCGGGGCGACGTGCCCGACGGGCTGCGCGACCGGACGATCTTCTCGCTCGACATGAGTTCGCTGGTGGCGGGCGCCAAGTACCGCGGCGAGTTCGAGGAACGGCTGCAGGCCGTACTGAGCGAGGTCAAGGCGGGCGAGGGGCGCATCCTGCTCTTCATCGACGAACTGCACACGGTCGTCGGCGCGGGCGGCGGTGCCGAGGGCGCGATGGACGCCGGGAACATGCTCAAGCCCATGCTGGCACGCGGCGAGCTGCACATGATCGGCGCCACCACCCTCGACGAGTACCGCAAGTACGTCGAGTCCGACGCGGCCCTCGAACGCCGCTTCCAGCAGGTGCAGGTGGACGAGCCGAGCGTCGAGGACACCATCTCCATCCTGCGCGGACTGCGCGAACGCCTCGAGGTCTTCCACGGCGTGAAGATCCAGGACACCGCGCTGGTCGCGGCGGCGACCCTCAGCCACCGCTACATCTCCGACCGGTTCCTGCCGGACAAGGCCATCGACCTGGTCGACGAGGCGTGCGCGCGGCTCCGTACCGAGATCGACTCCATGCCCGCCGAACTGGACGAGATCACCCGCCGGGTGACCCGTCTGGAGATCGAGGACGCGGCGCTCGCCAAGGAGACCGACGCCGCCAGCCAGAAGCGACTCGACGAGCTGCGCCGCGAGCTGGCCGACCTGCGCGCCGAGGCCGACGCCATGCACGCCCAGTGGGAGGCCGAACGCCAGGCCATCCGCCGGGTGCAGGAGCTGCGCCAGGAACTCGAGCACGTCCGGCAGGAGGCCGAGGAGGCCGAACGCAGCTACGACCTCAACCGGGCCGCCGAACTGCGCTACGGCAGGCTCACCGAACTCGAACGCCGCCTCACGGCGGAGGAGGAGGCGCTGGCCGCCAAGCAGGGCGAGAACCGGCTGCTGCGCGAGGTCGTCACCGAGGACGAGATCGCGGAGATCGTCGCCGCCTGGACCGGCATCCCCGTCACCCGCCTCCAGGAGGGCGAGCGCGAGAAGCTGCTGCGCCTCGACGAGATCCTCACCGAGCGGGTGATCGGCCAGGACGAGGCGGTCAAGCTGGTCACCGACGCGATCATCAGAGCCCGCTCCGGGATCCGGGACCCGCGCCGGCCGATCGGCTCGTTCATCTTCCTCGGCCCCACCGGCGTCGGGAAGACCGAACTGGCCAAGGCGCTCGCCGCGGCGCTGTTCGACTCGGAGGAGAGCATCGTCCGCCTGGACATGAGCGAGTACCAGGAGCGGCACACCGTCAGCCGGCTCATGGGCGCACCGCCCGGATACGTCGGCTACGAGGAGGGCGGCCAGCTCACCGAGGCGGTGCGCCGCAAGCCGTACTCCGTGGTCCTGTTCGACGAGATCGAGAAGGCCCATCCCGACGTCTTCAACACCCTGCTGCAGATCCTCGACGACGGCCGCATCACCGACGCCCAGGGCCGCACCGTCGACTTCCGCAACACCGTGATCATCATGACCTCCAACATCGGCTCGGCCCACCTGCTGGACGGGGTGACCGCCGACGGCGAGATCAAGTCCGACGCGCGGGCGCGGGTGATGAGCGATCTACGGGGCCACTTCCGGCCCGAGTTCCTCAACCGCGTCGACGACATCGTGCTGTTCAAGCCGCTGGGCATGACGCAGATCGAGCGGATCGTGGAGCTGCAGTTCGACGACCTGCGCCGACGGCTGGCCGAACGGCAGATCACGGTCGAGCTCACCGACGCCGCCCGCGAACTCATCGCCGAGCAGGGCTTCGACCCCGTGTACGGAGCCCGGCCGCTGCGCCGGTACATCTCGCACGAGGTCGAGACGATGGTCGGCCGGGCGCTGATCCGCGGTGATGTGCAGGACGGCACGACGATCCGCGTCGACGCCCAGAACGGCGAACTCGTCGTCACCTACGGCGGACAGGCCGCACCGGACGTGCGGAAAGCCGCGTGA
- the trxA gene encoding thioredoxin, protein MTTSTGTSKTVVCDHCGRKNRVPAAADGTPRCGNCASPLAWIVDAGDADFAEVAEQATPYVVVDLWATWCGPCRMVSPALEQVAHELAGRVKLVKVDIDQNPRLALRFQVQAVPTLLLLDKGEVIARKTGAAPAPALRQWVEETLAARR, encoded by the coding sequence GTGACCACGAGTACGGGCACGAGCAAAACGGTCGTCTGCGACCACTGCGGTCGCAAGAACCGGGTGCCGGCGGCGGCCGACGGCACGCCACGCTGCGGGAACTGCGCGTCCCCGCTCGCGTGGATCGTCGACGCCGGCGACGCGGACTTCGCGGAGGTCGCCGAACAGGCGACGCCCTACGTCGTCGTCGACCTGTGGGCCACCTGGTGCGGGCCCTGCCGGATGGTCAGCCCCGCGCTGGAGCAGGTCGCCCACGAACTCGCCGGGCGGGTCAAGCTGGTCAAGGTCGACATCGACCAGAACCCGCGGCTCGCCCTGCGGTTCCAGGTGCAGGCCGTACCGACGCTCCTGCTGCTCGACAAGGGAGAGGTGATCGCACGCAAGACGGGAGCGGCGCCCGCGCCGGCGCTGAGGCAGTGGGTGGAGGAGACCCTGGCCGCCCGTCGTTGA
- a CDS encoding IclR family transcriptional regulator, which translates to MPESSGVREVKSAARTVALLELLAGRGDRPARLDELAAQLGVPRSSMYQLLQTLVDRGWVRADTTGSLYGIGIRALLTGTSYLDSDRHVRVVRPYLDEASDALGETIHLARLDGADVVYLATRESHEYARTLSRVGRRVPAHAGALGKALLAERPDSELSLPAQPLAALTENTHTESATLLADLAEVRERGYSIDREETVPGIAGFGFALRYDTPAVDAISCSVPVVRLTGEHEARIVAVMREMRMKIESLLSPASGAPDWR; encoded by the coding sequence ATGCCGGAGAGCAGTGGTGTCCGAGAAGTGAAGTCGGCGGCCCGCACGGTCGCGCTGCTGGAACTGCTCGCCGGGCGGGGCGACCGGCCGGCCCGGCTGGACGAACTCGCCGCGCAACTGGGGGTGCCGCGCAGCAGCATGTACCAGTTGCTGCAGACCCTCGTCGACCGCGGCTGGGTGCGCGCCGACACCACCGGTTCGCTGTACGGCATAGGGATCCGTGCCCTGCTCACGGGCACCAGCTATCTCGACAGCGACCGGCATGTAAGGGTGGTCCGCCCCTATCTCGACGAAGCCTCGGACGCGCTCGGCGAGACCATTCACCTGGCCCGCCTCGACGGCGCCGACGTCGTCTATCTCGCGACCCGTGAGTCCCACGAGTACGCGCGCACCCTCAGCCGGGTCGGCCGCCGGGTCCCGGCCCACGCCGGTGCCCTCGGCAAGGCCCTGCTCGCCGAGCGTCCGGACAGCGAACTGTCGCTTCCGGCGCAGCCGTTGGCCGCTCTCACGGAGAACACGCACACCGAGTCGGCCACCCTGCTCGCGGACCTCGCGGAGGTACGGGAGCGCGGCTACTCCATCGACCGCGAGGAGACGGTGCCCGGCATCGCGGGCTTCGGCTTCGCCCTGCGTTACGACACGCCGGCCGTCGACGCGATCAGCTGCTCGGTTCCGGTGGTCCGGCTCACCGGCGAGCACGAGGCCCGTATCGTCGCCGTCATGCGGGAGATGCGGATGAAGATCGAGTCCCTGCTGTCGCCCGCCTCGGGTGCTCCCGACTGGCGTTGA
- a CDS encoding 5-dehydro-4-deoxyglucarate dehydratase: MTRFSTPAEDVAKRLRDGMVGGVLSFPLTSFREDGGLDLEAYRAYLTTQLDSAPGAVFPACGTGEFFSLDEDEYRAVVRATVEIADGRLPVVAGIGYGWAQALRFARIAEEAGADAALVLPHYLVAAPQDGLVEQLRRIASGTSLPLIAYQRGQVAFTADSLRRIAEIPTVIGLKDGHSDLDRLQRLTLAAPDGFLFFNGASTAEIQARAYATVGVPAYSSAVHAFAPEIANAFFAALRDGDDAGVTKLLRDFYVPLVELRDRVPGYAVSLVKAAAGLRGLPVGPVRAPLTDPGPEELDALAKVLDDGLKVVGAVRRPD, from the coding sequence ATGACACGGTTCAGTACGCCCGCCGAGGACGTGGCCAAGCGACTGCGGGACGGCATGGTCGGCGGGGTGCTGTCCTTCCCGCTCACGAGCTTCCGGGAGGATGGCGGTCTCGATCTGGAGGCGTACCGGGCCTACCTGACCACCCAGTTGGACAGCGCGCCGGGCGCGGTGTTCCCCGCCTGCGGCACCGGGGAGTTCTTCTCGCTGGACGAGGACGAGTACCGCGCGGTCGTCCGGGCCACGGTCGAGATCGCCGACGGACGGCTGCCGGTCGTCGCGGGCATCGGCTACGGCTGGGCGCAGGCCCTGCGCTTCGCCCGGATCGCGGAGGAGGCGGGGGCGGACGCCGCGCTGGTACTCCCCCACTACCTGGTCGCCGCCCCGCAGGACGGGCTGGTGGAACAGCTGCGGCGGATCGCCTCCGGCACCTCTCTGCCGCTGATCGCCTACCAGCGCGGCCAGGTCGCCTTCACCGCCGACAGCCTGCGCCGGATCGCGGAGATCCCCACGGTCATCGGCCTCAAGGACGGACACAGCGACCTCGACCGCCTCCAGCGCCTCACACTCGCGGCGCCCGACGGCTTCCTCTTCTTCAACGGCGCCTCCACCGCCGAGATCCAGGCCCGCGCCTACGCCACCGTAGGCGTCCCCGCCTACTCCTCGGCGGTCCACGCCTTCGCGCCGGAGATCGCGAACGCCTTCTTCGCCGCCCTGCGGGACGGCGACGACGCGGGAGTGACCAAGCTCCTGCGCGACTTCTACGTCCCGCTCGTCGAACTGCGCGACCGGGTCCCCGGCTATGCGGTGTCGCTGGTCAAGGCCGCCGCCGGGCTGCGCGGTCTGCCGGTCGGGCCGGTACGCGCGCCGCTCACGGACCCGGGGCCGGAGGAGCTCGACGCGCTGGCGAAGGTGCTCGACGACGGTCTGAAGGTGGTCGGGGCCGTACGGCGACCCGACTGA
- a CDS encoding gluconate:H+ symporter, with product MPLLVVGISVLVLLLLMTKLKLNGFAALLLVAVGVGLVRGIPLEKIPDVLSEGIGDQIGDTMLTIGLGAMVGRVMGDSGAAQRIAGKLLDAFGPRGVQVAMVVTSMLIGVTMFYEVAFIIIVPIAFTLVRVTGAKLLWVGLPMSIALSTMHSFLPPHPGPTAVAATFHASVGLTLFYGLFIAVPVGALIALAWPRLPFVRAMNPSIPPGLVSERVFEDEEMPGLGWSLGVALFPVVLIAGAAVTDMATSGSSPFLHVVAFIGSAPIALLLTLMLAVWAFGPRMGRSLAEVSASCNSAAQAMAMILLVIGAGGAFKNVLVEGGISDYIKDQTHGWSISPIVLAWLIAVILRVALGSATVAVVTASGVVLPLLAGGGVHPEMMVLAVCCGSIAFSHVNDPGFWLFKEYFDLSVVEAIKVRTTYTTVLAVLGLGGVLAVERALDVLSL from the coding sequence GTGCCGCTTCTCGTAGTCGGGATCAGCGTGCTGGTCCTGCTGCTGCTCATGACCAAGCTCAAACTCAACGGCTTCGCCGCCCTGCTGCTGGTGGCGGTCGGTGTCGGTCTGGTCCGTGGGATTCCGCTGGAGAAGATCCCTGACGTCCTCTCGGAAGGCATCGGCGACCAGATCGGCGACACGATGCTCACCATCGGGCTGGGCGCGATGGTCGGCCGTGTCATGGGGGATTCAGGCGCCGCCCAGCGCATCGCCGGCAAGCTCCTCGACGCCTTCGGCCCGCGCGGCGTCCAGGTCGCCATGGTGGTGACGTCGATGCTCATCGGCGTGACGATGTTCTACGAGGTCGCGTTCATCATCATCGTGCCCATCGCGTTCACCCTGGTACGGGTGACCGGCGCGAAGCTGCTGTGGGTCGGGCTGCCGATGTCGATCGCTTTGTCGACCATGCACAGCTTCCTGCCGCCTCACCCCGGTCCCACCGCGGTGGCCGCGACCTTCCACGCGTCCGTCGGTCTGACGCTGTTCTACGGCCTGTTCATCGCCGTCCCGGTCGGCGCGCTCATCGCTCTGGCGTGGCCACGGCTGCCGTTCGTCAGGGCGATGAATCCCTCGATACCCCCGGGCCTGGTCAGCGAGCGGGTCTTCGAGGACGAGGAGATGCCCGGGCTCGGCTGGTCACTGGGCGTGGCCCTGTTCCCCGTGGTGCTGATCGCCGGTGCCGCCGTGACCGACATGGCCACGTCCGGTTCGAGCCCGTTCCTGCACGTCGTCGCCTTCATCGGATCCGCGCCGATCGCACTGCTGCTGACCCTGATGCTGGCGGTCTGGGCGTTCGGCCCGCGCATGGGGCGGAGCCTCGCGGAGGTCAGCGCCTCCTGCAACTCCGCCGCCCAGGCGATGGCCATGATCCTGCTGGTGATCGGTGCGGGCGGCGCCTTCAAGAACGTCCTCGTCGAGGGCGGGATATCCGACTACATCAAGGACCAGACGCACGGCTGGTCCATCTCGCCGATCGTCCTCGCGTGGCTCATCGCGGTCATCCTCCGGGTGGCACTGGGCTCGGCGACGGTCGCCGTCGTCACGGCCTCCGGCGTGGTGCTGCCGCTCCTGGCGGGCGGCGGGGTACACCCCGAGATGATGGTGCTCGCCGTCTGCTGCGGTTCGATCGCCTTCTCGCACGTCAACGACCCCGGGTTCTGGCTGTTCAAGGAGTACTTCGACCTCTCGGTCGTCGAGGCGATCAAGGTCCGCACCACGTACACCACCGTGCTGGCCGTCCTCGGTCTGGGCGGTGTCCTGGCGGTCGAACGGGCCCTCGACGTCCTCAGCCTCTGA
- a CDS encoding enolase C-terminal domain-like protein, whose amino-acid sequence MSKSQPTVTAFSVYPVAGRDSMELNLSGAHGPYFTRNVVVLTDSEGRTGLGEVPGGEKITRTLRDAESLVVGAKVGDYKRVLREIGDRFADRDAGGRGAQTFDLRTTVHAVTAVESALLDLLGQHLDVPVAALLGDGQQRDSVRVLGYLFYVGDPGRTELEYVREPDAAEDWYRIRHEEALSPEAIVRQAEATHDLYGFRDFKLKGGVLAGAEEVKAVRALKDRFPEARITLDPNGAWSLREAIELCSPLVGTLAYAEDPCGAEGGYSGREILAEFRRATGLPTATNMIATDWRQLTHALALQSVSIPLADPHFWTMQGSVRVAQLCNAMGLTWGCHSNNHFDISLAMVTHCGAAAPGAYNALDTHWIWQEGLERLTVEPPRIVDGEIAVPDAPGLGVRLDKERLLAAHELHQEKALGARDDAVGMRYLVPGWEFDSKRPCLVR is encoded by the coding sequence ATGAGCAAGAGCCAGCCGACCGTCACCGCCTTCTCCGTCTACCCGGTCGCCGGCCGGGACTCCATGGAGTTGAACCTCTCCGGAGCGCACGGCCCCTACTTCACTCGCAACGTCGTCGTCCTGACGGACTCCGAGGGGCGTACGGGTCTCGGTGAGGTCCCCGGCGGGGAGAAGATCACGCGGACTCTGCGGGATGCCGAGTCCCTGGTCGTCGGAGCGAAAGTCGGGGACTACAAGCGCGTCCTGCGCGAGATCGGTGACCGTTTCGCCGACCGCGACGCCGGTGGGCGCGGCGCCCAGACCTTCGACCTGCGGACCACCGTCCACGCCGTCACCGCGGTCGAGTCGGCGCTGCTCGACCTGCTGGGGCAGCATCTCGACGTACCCGTCGCGGCGCTCCTCGGCGACGGACAGCAGCGCGACTCCGTACGGGTCCTCGGCTACCTGTTCTACGTCGGTGACCCCGGCCGGACGGAACTGGAGTACGTCCGCGAGCCGGACGCGGCCGAGGACTGGTACCGGATCCGGCACGAGGAGGCCCTGTCGCCGGAGGCGATCGTCCGGCAGGCCGAGGCGACCCACGACCTGTACGGCTTCCGGGACTTCAAGCTGAAGGGCGGTGTCCTCGCGGGCGCGGAGGAGGTGAAGGCCGTACGGGCGCTCAAGGACCGCTTCCCCGAGGCGCGGATCACCCTCGACCCGAACGGCGCGTGGTCGCTGCGCGAGGCGATCGAGCTGTGTTCGCCCCTGGTGGGCACACTCGCCTACGCCGAGGACCCCTGTGGAGCCGAGGGCGGCTACTCCGGTCGGGAGATCCTGGCCGAGTTCCGCCGCGCGACGGGCCTGCCGACCGCGACCAACATGATCGCCACCGACTGGCGGCAGCTGACCCATGCCCTGGCCCTGCAGTCGGTGTCCATCCCGCTGGCCGACCCGCACTTCTGGACGATGCAGGGCTCGGTGCGCGTGGCGCAGTTGTGCAACGCGATGGGGCTGACCTGGGGTTGCCACTCGAACAACCACTTCGACATCTCACTGGCGATGGTGACGCACTGCGGGGCCGCGGCTCCGGGCGCGTACAACGCCCTGGACACGCACTGGATCTGGCAGGAGGGTCTGGAGCGCCTGACCGTCGAACCGCCACGCATCGTCGACGGGGAGATCGCCGTGCCGGACGCGCCCGGTCTCGGTGTCCGGCTCGACAAGGAGCGGCTGCTGGCGGCCCACGAGCTCCACCAGGAGAAGGCGTTGGGGGCGCGTGACGACGCCGTCGGGATGCGCTACCTGGTCCCCGGCTGGGAGTTCGACAGCAAGCGTCCGTGTCTGGTGCGTTGA
- the sthA gene encoding Si-specific NAD(P)(+) transhydrogenase, giving the protein MRDFDMLVIGSGPGGQKAAIAAAKLGRRVAVLDRPDMVGGVSIHTGTIPSKTLREAVLYLTGLTQRDMYGQSYRLKEDITVADLTARTQHVVSREVDVIRSQLSRNHVSLFAGTGRFVDDHTVALIEANGNEKLLTAEHIVIATGTRPARPASVAFDGRTIMDSDNVLNLEQVPRSMVIVGAGVIGMEYASMFAALGSKITVVEKRAGMLDFCDVEVIESLKYHLRDLAVTFRFGETVASVEHHPGGTLTVLESGKKIPADTVMYSAGRQGLTDELDLDKAGLSADPRGRIKVDENYRTEVPHIYAVGDVIGFPALAATSMEQGRTAAYHAFGEPVHPMHDLQPIGIYTIPEISFIGRTEDQLTEECVPFEVGISRYRELARGQIIGDSHGMLKLLVSPDDRKLLGVHCFGTGATELIHIGQSVMGCGGTVDYLVDAVFNYPTLAESYKVAALDATNKIRQIDRLRD; this is encoded by the coding sequence GTGCGCGACTTCGACATGCTTGTCATCGGATCCGGCCCGGGTGGTCAGAAGGCCGCCATCGCTGCGGCCAAGCTCGGCCGCCGGGTCGCCGTCCTCGACCGCCCCGACATGGTCGGCGGGGTCTCCATCCACACCGGGACCATCCCCTCCAAGACCTTGCGCGAGGCGGTCCTCTATCTCACCGGCCTCACCCAACGCGATATGTACGGCCAGAGTTACCGCCTCAAGGAGGACATCACCGTCGCCGACCTGACCGCGCGCACCCAGCACGTGGTCAGCCGCGAGGTCGACGTCATCCGCAGCCAGCTGTCCCGCAACCACGTCTCCCTGTTCGCCGGCACCGGCCGCTTCGTGGACGACCACACGGTCGCCCTGATCGAAGCGAACGGCAACGAAAAGCTGCTGACCGCCGAGCACATCGTGATCGCCACCGGCACCCGGCCGGCCCGTCCCGCGAGCGTCGCGTTCGACGGACGCACGATCATGGACTCGGACAACGTTCTCAACCTGGAGCAAGTGCCGCGCTCCATGGTCATCGTCGGGGCCGGGGTGATCGGCATGGAATACGCCTCCATGTTCGCGGCCCTCGGCAGCAAGATCACGGTGGTCGAGAAGCGGGCCGGGATGCTCGACTTCTGCGACGTCGAGGTGATCGAGTCGCTCAAGTACCACCTGCGGGACCTCGCCGTCACCTTCCGCTTCGGGGAGACGGTCGCCTCGGTCGAGCATCATCCCGGGGGCACTCTCACCGTCCTGGAGAGCGGCAAGAAGATCCCCGCGGACACCGTGATGTACTCCGCGGGCCGACAGGGCCTCACCGACGAACTCGACCTGGACAAAGCCGGGTTGTCCGCCGACCCGCGCGGCCGTATCAAGGTCGACGAGAACTACCGCACCGAGGTGCCGCACATCTACGCGGTGGGCGACGTCATCGGCTTCCCGGCGCTGGCGGCGACCTCGATGGAGCAGGGACGTACGGCCGCGTACCACGCCTTCGGCGAGCCGGTGCATCCGATGCACGACCTCCAGCCGATCGGCATCTACACCATCCCGGAGATCAGCTTCATCGGGCGCACCGAGGACCAGCTCACCGAGGAGTGCGTGCCTTTCGAGGTCGGCATCTCCCGTTACCGCGAACTGGCCCGAGGCCAGATCATCGGTGACTCGCACGGCATGCTCAAGCTCCTGGTCTCCCCGGACGACCGCAAGCTGCTCGGCGTGCACTGCTTCGGCACCGGGGCCACCGAGCTGATCCACATCGGGCAGTCCGTGATGGGGTGCGGCGGCACGGTCGACTACCTCGTCGACGCGGTGTTCAACTACCCCACGCTGGCCGAGTCCTACAAGGTCGCCGCCCTGGACGCCACCAACAAGATCCGCCAGATAGACCGCCTGAGGGACTGA